CAGGACGCTTTCCCAGGCCGTGGCGAATCCCGGGGTTCTGGCGTACATGAGGTGGATGGCCTTGTCGTAGACGTAGAGGGTCTTAAGCTCCGCTCTTTTGGGCTTTTGGGACAAAGTCGACAAAGTCATCTCCATTGTCGCCAGTTTCTTCTTCATATCCTCGTTTTCCTTGATGTATAGGGCGTTGTTTTGGGCGGCGGTGGATATCTGGGCACTCATACCTTCCCTGAGGTGGGATACCTCTTTGTTTAGCTTGCTGTTTTTAGCTATCCCCTGAAGCCAGAATATCAGCGCAATGGCCAGTCCCAGGACAAGACCCTGTATGAAAGGGTTGTGAAGAAGTAAATCGGTAACGCTCTGCATCAAAAAATCCTCCTCTTGCTTTTTTCCATCTCAAAATAGGATGAACCACCCTATTATACCTTCACAATAGGAGTCTTGCCATTCGATAGTTTTTTTTGTTCCATACAGTTGACCGATGTGGTAAGATGAAATAGTGAACGGATAAGCCTCGTCCGTTTCCTAGGTATACAAACAATCTGAGGCAAATTTACAGGAGGTGCACTTGCGAATGAAGAAGTTCTGTAAGGCAGCAGCTCTCGTTGTGGCGCTATCTATATGCGTCGCAGGGGCCGCGTTTGCGGCGGATGGGCCGGTTTACGGTGGCTCGCTGGTGTGGAGGCTTGTGAACGATCCCCCTAAGATGGATCCAGCTTTCGCCACCGACACCACGTCCAGCCGGACTATCAACATGGTTTTTCAGGGGCTTGTGGGGTATCACCCCGACGGAGAGGGAGTTCTTCCTGAGTTAGCTGAAAGCTGGGACGCCAACGACGACGCCACAGTATGGACCTTCCACCTTCGTAAGGGAGTTACCTTCCAGAAGAGCTGCGAGGGAGAGCCTACCCTAAGCGGCGGCAGGGAGGTCACCGCTCACGACTTCAAGTATAGCTTCGAGAGACTGGTCAAAGAAAACTCTCCCAGAGCCTACTTCGTCGAGCAGATCAAGGGCTACAAGGACTTCTCCGACGGTAAGGTCGACCAATGGGAAGGCGTAGAGGTCGTCGACGACTACACCCTTCGGTTTACCTTGGATTATCCTTTTGCCCCTTTCCTGTCGATCCTGGCCTACAACGCTTTTTCCGTCGTTCCCAAAGAGGACGCGGAGAAATGGGGCAAGGACTTCAATTTCCATCCTGTAGGAACCGGTCCCTTTATGCTTGGCAAATGGGATCACGATAACGAGATGATCCTCGTCAGGAACCCGGACTACTGGAAGAAAGACGCCGCCGGAAACCCCCTTCCCTATCTTGACGAGATAGTCTACAGGGTTATCCCCGACAACAGCGTCGCATACCTTGAGTTCAAAAAGGGCAACATTGGCATACTCCAGGACGTCCCCGACGAGTTCTACGAGGAGATCAAGGAAAACTACTCCGAAGGCGGTCTTTTCCAGGAGCGTCCCCACATGGGAACCTACTACTACGGCTTTAACAACGCCGAGGAGCCCTTTAAGAGCAACAAAAAGCTACGCCAGGCGCTTAATTACGCCGTAAACAGAGAGGCGATCAGCGAGCTGGTCATAAACGGTCGCTACGGCCCTGCCGCTGGGATTCTGCCTCCTGGTATGCCCGGATATAACCCCGATCTTAAAGGATATAACTTCGATCCCGCCAAGGCCAAAGAGCTCCTTAAAGAGGCCGGCTATCCCGACGGAGTCGAGCTTACCCTGATGTACAACAACAACCCCAGACATAGATCCATCGCCGAGGCCATCCAGGCTCAGGTCGCCGATCTCGGCATAAAACTGAACCTCAAGGTTCAGGACTGGGGAACCCATCTGGACGCCTGTTCCAGAGGCGAGTTCGAGATGTTCCGTATGGCCTGGGTCGTCGACTATCCCGACCCGGACAACTTCCTTTTCGTGCTTCTCGACTCATCCAACATAGGCTCCAAAGGAAATTACTCCCGCTACTCCAATCCTCAGGTCGATCAGTGGCTGAGGGACGCTCGTTCAGAGACGAACTGGGACAAGAGGGTCGAACTCTATCATAAGGCGGAGCAGCAGATAGTGGACGATGCTCCTTGGCTTTTCCTCTTCCACTACACCACCAGCCTTGTCCACAACGAGAAGGCCAAAAACGTCTATCTTCCCTCTATGGGAGATTACATCACCGATCTTTCCGTCGTATGGATGGATAAGTAGAGGTCCTAAAAAAGGCCCCCTCAGGGGGCCTTTTTTAGGGACTTTCGATGCTATACTGGATATGTAATTGGATACACATCTCGGAGGTGACCTTTTATGGATTTGACGAGTTTTTCCGGAAACGTCTCGTGCAAGGCGGTAGGTGTGCTATGTTTTGCAGGGGTACAGCCCCTTTCGGTGCTGGAGGACGCATCGACGAGGGCTTTTGATCTATTCAGGGCTAAAGGCAAAAGAGGGGAGTTCTTTCGCTATCCCATGGAAGGAGAGGTGCAAGATCTCTTTCTTGTTGGGTTAGGTGACGGAGATAAGGTCTGTCCCTCGACATATCGTAACGCAGTGGCCGACTTGGTGAGAAAGGCCGGTAGATCGGGCATATCCGATCTAGCGGTGGTTTTGCCTTTAGCTCCCGACGAAGCCATAAGCTCCGCCGTGGCGGAGGGGGCGGTGCTCGGAAATTATCGTTTCGATCGTTATCGTCAGCCTAAAGAGGGAGATATCTCCGTCTCGGTGGATAGAGTATGTCTTAAAGACGGCGTCGATTCAGGACTTGCAAGAGGCAAGGTCCTAGGCCAGGCTCAAGTGCTCTCCAGAGATCTGGCCAACAGACCTGGCAACGATATAACACCTCAGACTATGGCGGAGGAGGCCCAGAGGATAGCTAAAGAGGGCGGCCTGGAATGCGTGGTTTGGGATGAGGTGAAAATCCAGGAGGAGCGTATGTCCGCTCTGTGGCACGTGGGCAAAGGCTCTCAGAACCCTCCCAGGTTTATACACATGGTTTACCGTCCCTCGGGGAAACCCTCTAAAAGGTTGGCTTTCGTCGGAAAGGGCGTGACATTCGACAGCGGTGGACTGTGCATAAAAGGTCGAGACGGTATCAGGACCATGAAGTGCGATAAGACCGGTGCCTGTAACGTCCTGGCCATCATGGAGGCGGTCTCGGTCCTCAAACCCGACGTGGAGGTTCACGGCATAGTTGGTGCGGTGGAGAATATGCCCGACGGTGCGGCCTATCGCCCAGACGACATAGTTCGGGCCAGAAACGGCAAAACAATAGAGATAGTGAACACCGATGCCGAGGGGCGGGTAACCCTGGCGGATACCCTGTCCTACGCCTCCGAGCTTGACGTGGACTGCATAGTCGACATGGCCACCCTTACCGGTGCCGTGGCAACGGCCCTCGGAAACTACACCGCCGGTGTTTTCTCCGATCACGATGAACTGAGCCAGGAGATAATCGACTCCGGTCGAAGAGCTGGGGAGAGATATCATAGATTCACTATGGACGACGATAAGCTAAGGGAGCAGATCGACTCTCCTGTGGCGGATTTGCTTAACTCCGGTGGAGCCGGAGGAGGTGCCATAACCGCTGCAATGTTCCTGAAAGAGTTCGTCAAGGCCGAGATCCCCTGGGCCCATCTGGATATAGCGGGAGTGGACTTCTACGACAAAGAGTTTGACTGCTACGGCAAGGGAGCTAGCTCCTTCGGTGTCAGGACCTGTCTGGAGTATATTCTAAAATAGTCCTGTTTTACGGGCTATCGGCCTAGGACGACAGATAGTTCGATGTAATCTCTAAAGTGCGACTTTAGCCTCTTTGCCCTGGTTAGATAGTATGGTATCGTTGTAAACGATGAGTTTGCCGTATCTCTAAATCTGGAAGGGGTTATGAATATGAGAAAAACCGTTCTTCTTGGGCTTTTAGCCTGCGTCTTAGTTCTTGCCTTTTCGTCGGTCTCGTTAGCGGAGGAATCGAACCGCTATGGGGGGACGTTAAGGTGGCGAATCGTCTCCGATCCACCAAGACCTGATCCCGCTCAGGCCACCGATACCACTTCCACCATGCTCATATTTAAGTACGCCGAAGGGCTGGTCAAGAGCGACCCGGATACTATGGAGATCCTTCCGGGGCTGGCGGAGCGGTGGGACGTCAACGACGACGCCACTCAGTGGACCTTCCACCTTCGTAAGGGAGTTCACTTCCAAAAGGAGGCAGGAGGAGAGCCTACCGCCAACGGAGGCAGGGAGATGATGGCCTCCGACGTCAAATACTCCTTCGAGCGTCATCTTAAGATGAACTCCCCTAGAATGACTAGGCTTGAGCCCATTCTGGGGTATCAGGATTTTCTGGACGGAAATTCGGAGAGCTGGAAGGGCATAGAGGTCCTTGACGACTACACCGTCAGGTTCACCCTTGCCAAACCCTTCGTGCCTTTTCTCATAAACCTGACTCAGGCCTATTTCGTCGTAGTCCCAAAGGAAGACTGTGAGAAATGGGGCAAGGATTTTGTGTTCCATCCCGTTGGAACCGGTCCTTTTGCCTTTCACAGCTGGTCTCACGACAATAAGTACGTTATGAAGAAAAACCCGGACTACTGGGGTAGGGACGAAAAGGGCAGTTCCCTTCCTTACTTGGATAGCGTGGAGTACGTCATAATTCCGGACAACGCTATAGCCTATATGGAGTTCAAAAAAGGCAACTTAGATGTTTTGCCCGATATACCGGACGCTTTTTACGAGAATGTCAAAGAGATCTATGGCTCTAAGGGGCTTATGGTCGAAAAACCCTGGACAGGGGTCTATTACTACGGTTTTAACCTTATGAGACCCCCTTTCGGAGATAATCCGACCTTGAGAAAGGCGTTGAATTACGCCATAAACAGAGAGGCCCTTAACGATCTAGTGATTAACGGTCGTTATGTCCCTGCGGACGGCGTTACTCCTCCAGGGTTCTTTCCCTACGAAAAGCCTATAAAAGGCTACGGTTACGACCCAGAAAAGGCCAAGGCTCTTCTCGCTGAGGCCGGCTATCCCAACGGTTTTAAGACGGTGCTTCAGATAAACAACGACCAGAGACACAGGTTGCTGGGAGAGGCTATCCAGGCCCAGATGAGCGATATAGGCGTGGATATGCAGATAAGCATGGTCGACTGGGGAGTTCATCTGGATACTCTGGCTAGAGGTGAGTTCGAGATCTTCCGCCTTGGCTGGATAGCCTCTCCTGACCCGGATAGCTTCCTCTACGATCTCCTCCACTCCTCCAACTGGGGCGGAAAGGGAAACAGACCTCGCTACAAAAACGAAAAAGTCGACGATCTTCTGGAGAAAGCTAGAGCCGAGACCGATCCAAAGGCTAGAATGGCCCTGTACAACGAGGCGGAACAGATCGTCGTTGACGACGCTCCATGGTTATTCCTCTTCAACTACACCTCCAGCATGGCCTGGAACGACAGCGTAAAGGACCTGGTCCTCCACAGTGCCGGTCCCGATACCTGCGACATCTCGGTGGTCTGGAAGACCAAAAAGTAAGGTTATTTAAAGTAAAAAGGCAGGGTCGGCGTCTCCAGCCGATCCTGCCTTTTAGGGTGAAAGGTGGATTTTAAATGATAAAGGCGATTGTAAACGCTACGGTTATAACTGTGTCCGGGGAGGATCTGTCAGGTGCTACTGTTGTCCTTAAAGGCGGAAAGATCCACTCCGTCGGGGCGGTGGATATCCCCGTCGGGGCGGAGGTCATCGATGGACAGGGAAAGTACCTGTCCCCGGGCCTTGTAGACGCTCACACCCATCTGGGAGTCTCCACTGAAGGGGCCCCTGCGGAGTTCTACGATCATAACGATAAGTCGGCGTCGGTGTTGCCGGAGCTTCGGATAGTGGATTCCCTCTATCCCGGAGATCCGGGATTTGAGGATGCAAGAATGGGCGGGGTAACCACGGTTCAGACCCTTCCCGGCAGTGCCGACGTTGTCGGTGGGACCGGAGTCATCATAAAGACCGTGGGAAAAGTGGCGGATAAAATGGTCATAGTGGCCCTGTCCTCGATGAAAGCGGCGTTGGGAGAGAATCCTATTAGGGTTTTTCAGGGCAAGAGTGGCCTTCCATCCACCAGGATGGGCTGTGCCGCATGCCTCAGGAAAGCCCTTGCGGACGCCCAATCCTACGTTGCCGAGAGGGCCGAAAAGGAAAAAGAGGGCAAGTTTTTCAAGAGGGATCTGGCGATGGAGCAGATGGCCTTAGTCGTGGAGGGCAAAATACCCTTGAGTGTCCATGCCCATCGGGCCGACGACATATGCACCGCCATCAGGGTAGCCGAGGAGTTTAAGGTCCCTTATACGATCGAGCACTGCACCGAAGGCCACCTGATCGAGGAGTTCTTAGCGGAGAAGTCGGTTAAAGCGGCCATCGGACCTCTGAACACCTCCCGAAGGAAGATGGAGCTGGCAAACAGAAGCTGGGAGCTCCCAGTGGCTCTGGAAAGACAGGGGGTTCATTTCTGTATAATAACCGATCACCCTGTCATACCTATATCCGACCTTATCCTTGAAACCTCCCTCGCGGTCAAAGCCGGTCTTGGGGCTAAAACCGCTATGAGGGCCATCACCCTAAGTGCCGCGGAGCATCTGGGGATAGATCACAGAGTGGGATCCATAGACGAGGGAAAAGACGGAGACCTAGTGCTCTGGAGCGGCCATCCTCTCGACTTCGACTCCCAAGTGGAGATGACCTTCATCGACGGAGAGCTCGTTTATAACAAAGCTAGATAGAAGAGAGAGGCGGCCCAAGGGCCGCCTCTCTCTTCTATCTAGCTTTAGCTCAGTTCCTCCGCAGCCCATAGAGCTATCAACTTAGCCGCCTCGATGATGGAGGCTGTGTCGGACCTCTCGTTAGGCTGGTGGGCCATCGTTGGGTCTCCTGGCCCGAAGATTATCACCGGCAGGCCGCAGAAGGGGCCGAAGACGGACGCATCGGTGTAGAAGGCCACCGCCTTCTTGTTCGGTGTCACCGACAGCAAGCCCTCTACCTGAGACACCAATGAATTCACCGACGGATGCTCCTTGTCTATCTCGTAGGGAGCTCGGTCGTTCAGGACCGTGATGGAAATCTTGAGCCCCGGTCGCTCCTGCTCAAGTTTGAGAGCCCAGCCGGTCATCTCCTTCAGGAGTTCCTGGTGGTCCTGGCCTGGAACGGTCCTTATGTCCACGCTGGCGGTGGCCAGGTCCGGTATTACGTTGGTGCCCACTCCGCTGGACATGAGGTTCACGCTGGCGGTTGAGGGGCCTAGATCTGGATGGGGGGTGCTTTGGAAGTCGGTCCATCTGGATCGGAGCTTCCACAGGAAATCGCAAAGTCCCTCAAGAGCGTTTACCCCACAGTGAGGCATCGATCCGTGGGCGGTTTTGCCCCTGGCGGTCACGGTTATCCAGAAGCAGCCCTTCTCGGCGGTGTAGACGTCCAGATTGGTGGGTTCCGCTATTAGAACTGTGCCTATGTCTTTGATGGCCTCCGACGAGGCGATGGCTCTAGCCCCTTTACTGATGGTCTCCTCGCTGGAAGAGAGGGCCAGCATTAGAGGACCTTTAAGATCCACTCCCGAGGCAGCCAGGGCCGCTACTGCGTAGGTCATGGCTGCGTCCCCTGCTTTCATATCGGAAGATCCTCTGCCGTATATGAAGCCTCCCTCTATATCGCCGGAGAAAGGATCCCTGTCCCAGGTTATCTCCCCTGGAGGGACGGTGTCCAGGTGGCCGTTGAGCATGATGCCCTTTATCTCTCTGGCTTTTCCCACGGTTGTCACCACGCTTCGATAGTTATCGCCGTGGTCCAGAATTTCGCATTCCAGCCCTAGAGACCGTATCTCCCTGGCGGCTATCTCGGCGACCTCCCTTTCGTCTCCTGGAGGGTTGACCGATTTTGTCTTTATAAGCCTGGAGGTGAAATCCAGGATTTTATCGGAGTTGCCTTCCACAAAGTCTATTATAGATCGCCGTATATCTTCCCTCATTCTGACACCCCTTTCTCCCTCTCTATATGAACTTCTTCACGTAGAGGAGTCTGCCTATAGCTATGGTCCCGAAGATGGAGGTAACTATGACTACCCAGGTCTGGGTGAAAAAGCCGATTCCGCTCCAGTAAAGTCCTAGAGGTATGGCTATTCCAGGTATTGCCAGAACGGGATACTTAAGGGCGAACTGTCCGAAAACCGCCCCGAAGATGGCCGCTACGGTGTACTTTTTAAATGCCAAGGCTATAGCAGGAGGGAACGCCGCCAGAAGGGCCGTTCCGGCTAACGCCGCTAGAGTCACGAAAAACAGGTTGGTAACCACCGATCCAGTAAGCCCTAGGGTCGAGATTATCTCCGCCTCTGGGGTTCCTGGGTCGACCCCTACTACATCCTGGGCCACGGCGGAACAGGGAACTCTCAGGTTCCCTATGTTTCCCGTGAGGAACGATATATAGGTTCCCGTCAATCCCAAGATCGGATAATAGGATACAGGCTCAACGATGTAGAACGCTCCGAATATAGAGGCTATCATGGCCCAACTTTTCATGGCCACCGCCATTGAAGGGAACGCTCCGTGGGCCAGATAAAGGTAGACGCAGGGGAGAAAGGTCAAAGCGGCGGTCAGAAGTACGGTGAAACGGCCTATCCTGATAGCCGGTCCTCTCCAGAGGGAATCGAATAAACTTTTGTCGCTCATT
The uncultured Dethiosulfovibrio sp. genome window above contains:
- a CDS encoding ABC transporter substrate-binding protein, with the protein product MKKFCKAAALVVALSICVAGAAFAADGPVYGGSLVWRLVNDPPKMDPAFATDTTSSRTINMVFQGLVGYHPDGEGVLPELAESWDANDDATVWTFHLRKGVTFQKSCEGEPTLSGGREVTAHDFKYSFERLVKENSPRAYFVEQIKGYKDFSDGKVDQWEGVEVVDDYTLRFTLDYPFAPFLSILAYNAFSVVPKEDAEKWGKDFNFHPVGTGPFMLGKWDHDNEMILVRNPDYWKKDAAGNPLPYLDEIVYRVIPDNSVAYLEFKKGNIGILQDVPDEFYEEIKENYSEGGLFQERPHMGTYYYGFNNAEEPFKSNKKLRQALNYAVNREAISELVINGRYGPAAGILPPGMPGYNPDLKGYNFDPAKAKELLKEAGYPDGVELTLMYNNNPRHRSIAEAIQAQVADLGIKLNLKVQDWGTHLDACSRGEFEMFRMAWVVDYPDPDNFLFVLLDSSNIGSKGNYSRYSNPQVDQWLRDARSETNWDKRVELYHKAEQQIVDDAPWLFLFHYTTSLVHNEKAKNVYLPSMGDYITDLSVVWMDK
- a CDS encoding leucyl aminopeptidase, with protein sequence MDLTSFSGNVSCKAVGVLCFAGVQPLSVLEDASTRAFDLFRAKGKRGEFFRYPMEGEVQDLFLVGLGDGDKVCPSTYRNAVADLVRKAGRSGISDLAVVLPLAPDEAISSAVAEGAVLGNYRFDRYRQPKEGDISVSVDRVCLKDGVDSGLARGKVLGQAQVLSRDLANRPGNDITPQTMAEEAQRIAKEGGLECVVWDEVKIQEERMSALWHVGKGSQNPPRFIHMVYRPSGKPSKRLAFVGKGVTFDSGGLCIKGRDGIRTMKCDKTGACNVLAIMEAVSVLKPDVEVHGIVGAVENMPDGAAYRPDDIVRARNGKTIEIVNTDAEGRVTLADTLSYASELDVDCIVDMATLTGAVATALGNYTAGVFSDHDELSQEIIDSGRRAGERYHRFTMDDDKLREQIDSPVADLLNSGGAGGGAITAAMFLKEFVKAEIPWAHLDIAGVDFYDKEFDCYGKGASSFGVRTCLEYILK
- a CDS encoding ABC transporter substrate-binding protein encodes the protein MRKTVLLGLLACVLVLAFSSVSLAEESNRYGGTLRWRIVSDPPRPDPAQATDTTSTMLIFKYAEGLVKSDPDTMEILPGLAERWDVNDDATQWTFHLRKGVHFQKEAGGEPTANGGREMMASDVKYSFERHLKMNSPRMTRLEPILGYQDFLDGNSESWKGIEVLDDYTVRFTLAKPFVPFLINLTQAYFVVVPKEDCEKWGKDFVFHPVGTGPFAFHSWSHDNKYVMKKNPDYWGRDEKGSSLPYLDSVEYVIIPDNAIAYMEFKKGNLDVLPDIPDAFYENVKEIYGSKGLMVEKPWTGVYYYGFNLMRPPFGDNPTLRKALNYAINREALNDLVINGRYVPADGVTPPGFFPYEKPIKGYGYDPEKAKALLAEAGYPNGFKTVLQINNDQRHRLLGEAIQAQMSDIGVDMQISMVDWGVHLDTLARGEFEIFRLGWIASPDPDSFLYDLLHSSNWGGKGNRPRYKNEKVDDLLEKARAETDPKARMALYNEAEQIVVDDAPWLFLFNYTSSMAWNDSVKDLVLHSAGPDTCDISVVWKTKK
- a CDS encoding amidohydrolase, with protein sequence MIKAIVNATVITVSGEDLSGATVVLKGGKIHSVGAVDIPVGAEVIDGQGKYLSPGLVDAHTHLGVSTEGAPAEFYDHNDKSASVLPELRIVDSLYPGDPGFEDARMGGVTTVQTLPGSADVVGGTGVIIKTVGKVADKMVIVALSSMKAALGENPIRVFQGKSGLPSTRMGCAACLRKALADAQSYVAERAEKEKEGKFFKRDLAMEQMALVVEGKIPLSVHAHRADDICTAIRVAEEFKVPYTIEHCTEGHLIEEFLAEKSVKAAIGPLNTSRRKMELANRSWELPVALERQGVHFCIITDHPVIPISDLILETSLAVKAGLGAKTAMRAITLSAAEHLGIDHRVGSIDEGKDGDLVLWSGHPLDFDSQVEMTFIDGELVYNKAR
- a CDS encoding M20 family metallopeptidase, translated to MREDIRRSIIDFVEGNSDKILDFTSRLIKTKSVNPPGDEREVAEIAAREIRSLGLECEILDHGDNYRSVVTTVGKAREIKGIMLNGHLDTVPPGEITWDRDPFSGDIEGGFIYGRGSSDMKAGDAAMTYAVAALAASGVDLKGPLMLALSSSEETISKGARAIASSEAIKDIGTVLIAEPTNLDVYTAEKGCFWITVTARGKTAHGSMPHCGVNALEGLCDFLWKLRSRWTDFQSTPHPDLGPSTASVNLMSSGVGTNVIPDLATASVDIRTVPGQDHQELLKEMTGWALKLEQERPGLKISITVLNDRAPYEIDKEHPSVNSLVSQVEGLLSVTPNKKAVAFYTDASVFGPFCGLPVIIFGPGDPTMAHQPNERSDTASIIEAAKLIALWAAEELS